In the genome of Megalops cyprinoides isolate fMegCyp1 chromosome 7, fMegCyp1.pri, whole genome shotgun sequence, one region contains:
- the dffb gene encoding DNA fragmentation factor subunit beta: protein MFGLFKKPKLVKLRGLGENKKYGIAATTVRELLKKGCKMLQVPQSGARICLYEDGTEVTEDYFRKLPDNAELVLLTKGQSWKGFVCDISLLLGFSDGRTDLLIESAKGLLADEHSEKRRKILRDLLHNLADHSEAEHKEEDEDWFQGLDSRFKTKSAYLRFNCENRVRGYLKEVYGHTAAIQSLKVRREYEKTVDCMMEKLKSAKYNGCYFDRKEGEMNRLCTREGWFSCQGAFDEDRCESLHSINPYGSRESRILFSTWNLDHRIEKKRTIIPTLAEALRNHKSSDIDVDYFYQLLFTRENLKLVHIVCHKKAAHDLQCDSRKIYRKEKRKRK from the exons ATGTTCGGGCTGTTCAAAAAACCCAAACTCGTGAAACTGAGAGGTCTCGgtgaaaataagaaatatggGATCGCTGCAACGACCGTGAGAGAGTTGCTTAAGAAAGGGTGTAAAATGTTGCAg GTTCCGCAGTCTGGTGCGCGTATTTGCTTGTACGAGGATGGGACAGAGGTGACAGAGGACTACTTTAGAAAACTTCCTGACAACGCAGAGCTCGTGCTACTTACCAAGGGGCAGAGTTGGAAAGGAT TTGTCTGCGATATTAGCCTTTTGCTGGGCTTCTCTGACGGGCGCACAGACCTCCTTATCGAGTCAGCGAAGGGCCTTCTCGCAGACGAACACTCGGAGAAGAGGCGCAAGATCCTGAGAGACCTGCTTCACAATCTTGCAGATCACTCCGAGGCTGAACAcaaagaggaggatgaggactgGTTTCAAG GACTTGACTCCAGATTTAAAACCAAGTCAGCTTACTTGAGGTTCAACTGTGAAAACAGGGTACGAGGGTATCTGAAGGAG GTTTATGGGCATACTGCTGCCATCCAGAGCCTCAAGGTGCGAAGGGAGTATGAAAAGACAGTTGACTGCATGATGGAGAAGCTGAAGTCTGCCAAGTATAACGGCTGTTACTTTGACAGGAAGGAAGGGGAAATGAACCGCCTTTGCACCCGGGAGGGCTGGTTCTCCTGTCAG GGTGCATTTGATGAAGACCGATGTGAGTCTCTCCATTCTATAAACCCTTATGGCAGCAGAGAAAGCAGAATTCTTTTCAGCACCTGGAATCTTGATCACAG aATTGAGAAGAAGCGAACCATCATACCCACTCTTGCTGAAGCGTTGCGAAACCACAAGAGTAGTGACATCGATGTGGATTATTTCTACCAGCTGCTTTTCACGCGGGAGAATCTGAAACTGGTGCACATTGTGTGCCACAAGAAGGCTGCGCATGACCTTCAGTGTGACAGCAGGAAAATATACAGGAAGGAAAAACGGAAACGAAAATGA